In a genomic window of Saccharothrix sp. HUAS TT1:
- a CDS encoding DMT family transporter, producing MTRIAVGSGVLSSVIVGASVPVTGLLQEYPLLTGQAMRYALGAVVLLAWTHLRGGRLPLPGRRDWPALLGLVTTGMLGFNACVLHAQRYAEPGFVAAVLGGSPLVLALVAPLVAGRRPAGAAVVGAVAVVGGVVLLSGGGSWHGPGLLLALLTMAGEVSFTLFAVGVVRRLGGVAVATWCCLLAAVAGGALGTAFGGWQAPTAREGVALVVLGVLVTAVAFGLWYFAVARLGADRAGVLIGLMPVAGLAASVALGAQALTAVAVAGAASVALGCVVGLRGRSTSTDPGSARKAQLARSER from the coding sequence ATGACAAGGATCGCGGTCGGGTCGGGCGTGCTGTCGTCGGTGATCGTGGGGGCGTCCGTGCCGGTGACGGGGTTGCTCCAGGAGTACCCGCTGCTCACGGGTCAGGCGATGCGGTACGCGTTGGGCGCGGTGGTGCTGCTCGCGTGGACCCACCTGCGGGGCGGGCGGCTGCCGCTGCCGGGTCGGCGGGACTGGCCGGCGCTGCTCGGGCTGGTCACGACCGGGATGCTCGGGTTCAACGCGTGCGTGCTGCACGCGCAGCGGTACGCCGAACCGGGGTTCGTCGCGGCCGTGCTCGGCGGGAGCCCGCTGGTGCTGGCGCTGGTCGCGCCGCTGGTGGCGGGGCGCAGGCCGGCCGGTGCGGCAGTGGTGGGCGCGGTGGCCGTGGTCGGCGGGGTGGTGCTGCTGTCCGGCGGTGGGTCGTGGCACGGGCCGGGGCTGCTGCTGGCGCTGCTGACGATGGCGGGTGAGGTGTCGTTCACGCTGTTCGCGGTGGGTGTGGTGCGGCGGCTGGGCGGGGTGGCGGTGGCGACGTGGTGCTGCCTGCTCGCGGCGGTGGCCGGCGGGGCGCTGGGGACGGCGTTCGGTGGGTGGCAGGCGCCGACCGCGCGGGAGGGCGTGGCGCTGGTGGTGCTGGGGGTGCTGGTGACGGCGGTGGCGTTCGGGCTCTGGTACTTCGCGGTGGCGCGGTTGGGCGCGGACCGGGCCGGTGTGCTGATCGGGTTGATGCCGGTGGCCGGGCTGGCGGCGTCGGTGGCGCTGGGCGCGCAGGCGTTGACGGCGGTGGCGGTGGCGGGCGCGGCCTCGGTGGCGCTGGGGTGCGTGGTCGGGCTCCGGGGCCGGTCGACGTCGACCGACCCCGGATCGGCCCGGAAAGCCCAGCTCGCGCGTTCTGAGCGTTGA
- a CDS encoding PLP-dependent aminotransferase family protein: protein MPADWTTYRELLLPALDGRRAVESELRRAVRDGRLAPGTRLPSSRDLAAQLGVARGTVTSAYAQLVGEGYLSARRGSGTTVTAAFSWPGAAPEPAPAPAPKFRHDLRPGVPALSAFPRDEWLRAQRTALADLSTDDLGYPDPAGFGPLRHELADYLGRVRAVAARPSEVVVTNGAAEGISLLGRVLQAAGHRSVAVEEPSHFGAAEMLASHGLAIRPVPVDDDGLRVDLLSTTDCRAVFVTAAHQFPLGVVLHPERRRALLEWARACDGVVVEDDYDAEHRYDRPALGAMQALDPTRVVYQGSASKVLAPALRLGWLLLPPALRDVVVDRKRLDDLGTGTLHQAAFARLLSTGGYDRHLRRTRQLYRARRDALLAELRAVLPDWEPIGVAAGLHVVVRLPAGTDDVALQERLARRGVNAPALANYARTPTFPGLVLGYAALTPDRLREAVRALRAAA from the coding sequence ATGCCCGCCGACTGGACCACTTATCGCGAACTCCTCCTCCCCGCCCTCGACGGCAGGCGCGCGGTGGAGTCGGAGCTGCGCCGCGCCGTGCGGGACGGGCGGCTCGCGCCCGGCACCCGGCTGCCGTCCAGCCGCGACCTCGCGGCCCAGCTCGGCGTCGCCCGCGGCACGGTCACGTCGGCCTACGCGCAGCTCGTCGGCGAGGGCTACCTGTCCGCACGGCGCGGCTCCGGCACCACCGTGACGGCCGCCTTCTCGTGGCCGGGCGCGGCCCCCGAACCGGCGCCTGCGCCTGCGCCGAAGTTCCGCCACGACCTGCGGCCGGGTGTGCCCGCGTTGAGCGCGTTCCCGCGCGACGAGTGGCTGCGGGCGCAGCGGACGGCGCTGGCCGACCTGTCCACCGACGACCTCGGCTACCCCGACCCGGCCGGGTTCGGGCCGTTGCGCCACGAGCTGGCGGACTACCTCGGCCGGGTGCGCGCGGTGGCCGCCCGACCGTCCGAAGTGGTCGTCACGAACGGCGCGGCGGAGGGGATCTCGTTGCTGGGCCGGGTGTTGCAGGCCGCCGGGCACCGCAGCGTCGCGGTGGAGGAGCCGAGCCACTTCGGCGCCGCCGAGATGCTGGCCTCGCACGGCCTGGCGATCCGACCCGTCCCCGTCGACGACGACGGGCTTCGCGTCGACCTGCTGTCCACAACGGACTGCCGCGCGGTGTTCGTCACGGCGGCGCACCAGTTCCCCTTGGGTGTCGTGCTGCACCCGGAACGTCGGCGCGCGCTGCTGGAGTGGGCGCGCGCGTGCGACGGGGTGGTGGTGGAGGACGACTACGACGCCGAGCACCGCTACGACCGGCCGGCCCTGGGCGCGATGCAGGCGCTCGACCCGACGCGCGTGGTGTACCAGGGCAGCGCCAGCAAGGTCCTCGCGCCCGCGTTGCGGCTGGGGTGGCTGCTGCTGCCGCCCGCGCTGCGCGACGTCGTGGTCGACCGCAAGCGGTTGGACGACCTCGGCACCGGCACGCTGCACCAGGCCGCGTTCGCCCGGCTGCTGAGCACCGGCGGGTACGACCGGCACCTGCGCCGGACCCGGCAGCTGTACCGGGCGCGGCGGGACGCGCTGCTGGCCGAGCTGCGGGCCGTGCTGCCGGACTGGGAGCCGATCGGGGTGGCGGCCGGGCTGCACGTGGTCGTGCGGTTGCCCGCCGGCACGGACGACGTGGCGCTGCAGGAGCGGCTGGCGCGGCGTGGCGTCAACGCGCCGGCGCTGGCGAACTACGCCCGCACGCCGACGTTCCCCGGGCTGGTACTCGGGTACGCGGCGCTGACGCCGGACCGGCTCCGGGAGGCCGTCCGGGCGCTGCGCGCCGCGGCCTGA
- a CDS encoding ATP-dependent DNA ligase — translation MLFSEVVETSAAVAATRSRLAKVEALAGLVRRMSTPAVVSFLVGVPSQGRVGAGWRTVFELDVPPAAGPSLAVSDVDEALGGFAAIGGKGAAARRAAALTSLFGRATAAEQDFLRRLLTGELRQGALEGVMLDAIARAADVPGEVVRRAFMLSGSLPGTAVAAMSGEAALAAFRLEVGRPVRPMLASPAESLPGALAELGSCVVEHKLDGARIQVHRSGAGVRVFTRTLREITGTVPELVELVRGLPCESVVLDGETLALTDEGKPRPFQETMSRFGAQDVRELLLSPFFFDCLHLDGVDLLDEPLHVRLAALRRVAGAHVVPGVVTSAQDEAARVLDESLAAGHEGVVVKSLESAYAAGRRGRAWQKVKPVHTLDLVVLGVEWGSGRRAGLLSNLHLGARDPDGGPPIMVGKTFKGLTDELLAWQTRELLAIATEKTDFAVLVRPELVIEVELDGVQVSPRYPGGVALRFARVLRYRPDKEAGEADTIEAVRALLPKRSAGAGEGGPATT, via the coding sequence GTGTTGTTCAGCGAAGTCGTCGAGACGTCCGCCGCGGTGGCGGCGACGCGCTCCCGCCTGGCCAAGGTCGAGGCCCTGGCCGGGCTGGTGCGCCGGATGAGCACGCCCGCGGTGGTGTCGTTCCTGGTGGGCGTGCCCAGCCAGGGCCGGGTCGGCGCGGGCTGGCGGACCGTGTTCGAGCTGGACGTGCCGCCCGCGGCCGGGCCGTCGTTGGCGGTGTCCGATGTGGACGAGGCGTTGGGCGGGTTCGCGGCGATCGGCGGGAAGGGCGCGGCGGCGCGCCGGGCGGCGGCGCTGACCTCGCTGTTCGGCCGGGCCACGGCGGCGGAGCAGGACTTCCTGCGTCGGCTGCTGACCGGTGAGCTGCGCCAAGGCGCCCTCGAAGGGGTGATGTTGGACGCGATCGCGCGGGCGGCCGACGTGCCCGGCGAGGTGGTGCGGCGGGCGTTCATGCTGTCCGGGTCGCTGCCGGGGACGGCGGTGGCGGCGATGAGCGGCGAGGCGGCGCTGGCGGCGTTCCGGCTGGAGGTGGGCCGGCCGGTGCGGCCGATGCTCGCGTCACCGGCCGAGTCGCTGCCGGGCGCGCTGGCCGAGCTGGGGTCGTGCGTGGTGGAGCACAAGCTGGACGGCGCGCGCATCCAGGTGCACCGGTCCGGCGCCGGGGTGCGGGTCTTCACCCGGACGTTGCGCGAGATCACCGGGACGGTGCCGGAGCTGGTCGAGCTGGTGCGCGGGCTGCCGTGCGAGTCGGTGGTGCTCGACGGCGAGACGCTGGCGTTGACCGACGAGGGCAAGCCCCGGCCGTTCCAGGAGACGATGAGCCGGTTCGGCGCGCAGGACGTCCGGGAGCTGCTGCTCAGCCCGTTCTTCTTCGACTGCCTGCACCTGGACGGCGTCGACCTGCTGGACGAGCCGCTGCACGTGCGGCTGGCGGCGTTGCGGCGGGTGGCGGGGGCGCACGTCGTCCCCGGCGTGGTGACGTCCGCGCAGGACGAGGCGGCACGGGTGCTGGACGAGTCGCTGGCCGCCGGGCACGAGGGCGTCGTGGTGAAGTCGCTGGAGTCGGCGTACGCGGCGGGCCGGCGCGGGCGGGCGTGGCAGAAGGTGAAGCCCGTGCACACGCTGGACCTGGTGGTGCTGGGCGTCGAGTGGGGCAGCGGGCGGCGGGCGGGGCTGCTGTCCAACCTCCACCTCGGCGCGCGCGACCCCGACGGCGGGCCGCCGATCATGGTGGGCAAGACGTTCAAGGGGCTGACCGACGAACTGCTGGCGTGGCAGACCCGCGAGCTGCTGGCGATCGCGACCGAGAAGACCGACTTCGCGGTGCTGGTGCGGCCGGAGCTGGTGATCGAGGTCGAGCTGGACGGGGTGCAGGTCAGCCCCCGGTACCCGGGCGGCGTGGCGCTGCGCTTCGCCCGCGTGCTGCGGTACCGGCCGGACAAGGAGGCGGGTGAGGCGGACACGATCGAGGCGGTGCGCGCGCTGCTGCCGAAGCGGTCGGCGGGAGCCGGGGAAGGGGGTCCGGCCACGACGTGA